Genomic segment of Methanobacterium sp.:
TAAATGGATCTGGAGTTATCCCTAGAATATAAGCAAAAAAACCTATAATTCCCGCACCTAAAATTCCTGCTGCAGTTCCAAGAGGGGAGATTCCCCCATCGGTTCCTGGAGAAACTTTTTTAAAAGTAGATATAAGGCGCGGCGTCTTATCTAAAACACCTATTTCACTTGCAAGTGTGTCCGCAGTTGCAGTCGCAATAGAACCAATAAAACCTGCGTAATTTCCAAATGCAGCCATTACAAAAGGAACTATCCCATTTGAAATCACGTTCTTTGCAGTTCTTGTTCCTTCGTAAACGCCGATTTCTTTTTTGTATTCATGCTTGTATTTTGTAGATACGAATCCTAAAAGCAGGAATACTATGATTAAAATTAGCCAGTTAATTCCGGCTGTAAAAATAATAATTATACCCATGATAACCATGAAAATGGATCCAAAAAGATCAAGAGCTCCCCTAATGTAAGTTAA
This window contains:
- a CDS encoding TIGR00297 family protein — its product is MINWEYVILVVIIGLLTYIRGALDLFGSIFMVIMGIIIIFTAGINWLILIIVFLLLGFVSTKYKHEYKKEIGVYEGTRTAKNVISNGIVPFVMAAFGNYAGFIGSIATATADTLASEIGVLDKTPRLISTFKKVSPGTDGGISPLGTAAGILGAGIIGFFAYILGITPDPFNAMKIAIIAGTFGCFIDSVLGAVLESRNYITNEHVNLLATLTGAFLGIIIV